A stretch of Peteryoungia algae DNA encodes these proteins:
- a CDS encoding oligosaccharide flippase family protein → MIANIAQQGVAFLGTILIARLLPAEEFAQVRIAMAYVAVATILGAGGLTAPILRYCADPLIDAPQRRRLLGIGLRRLIAIAFLATGAFLGIVIGSGSQGTEFMVLTAYALQVPALAATSLLLVYLQAIQRFKFLAYAQIGLRTASFLITVTACYLHGLPGLLIATLGVVAASVVPLLHAARPSFRQLEGDVPGDFTSLAGYSLLGMVITTIGQYADLMMLDWVGAERSDVGVYSLATIFFFAASALAGAVQSVATPQFTGLIRDRAGFRSSLLRWSVWLMAGGIVVATGAIIVAWLLEVFFLSEAYSGLSMMVALLMLRFCIWSAYAVGGAAMVGIGAIKQGMAIAFITTSFAIFIGYPLVLWYGVWGAGIAQVLVAFLTAVLVLRVVVREAANIPISE, encoded by the coding sequence ATGATCGCCAACATTGCGCAGCAGGGCGTGGCGTTTCTCGGTACAATATTAATCGCGCGGCTGCTTCCGGCAGAGGAGTTCGCGCAGGTGCGTATTGCTATGGCCTATGTGGCGGTTGCCACCATTTTAGGCGCCGGCGGTCTGACGGCACCTATCTTGAGGTATTGTGCAGACCCCCTAATTGACGCTCCGCAACGACGGCGCCTGCTTGGCATCGGGCTTCGTCGACTGATCGCTATAGCCTTCCTGGCAACCGGTGCCTTCTTGGGGATCGTCATCGGCTCAGGTAGCCAGGGAACGGAGTTCATGGTGCTAACTGCTTATGCGCTGCAAGTTCCTGCGCTTGCAGCGACGAGTCTGTTGTTGGTCTACCTTCAGGCCATTCAAAGGTTTAAGTTTCTCGCTTATGCTCAGATTGGACTCCGAACAGCGTCGTTCCTTATAACCGTTACCGCCTGTTACTTGCATGGATTACCGGGCTTGCTCATCGCGACCCTAGGTGTTGTCGCAGCAAGCGTTGTTCCGCTGTTGCATGCTGCTCGTCCTTCGTTTCGACAGCTGGAGGGCGATGTTCCCGGGGATTTCACCTCCCTTGCCGGATACAGCCTACTAGGGATGGTCATTACCACAATAGGGCAATATGCGGATCTGATGATGCTGGATTGGGTTGGCGCTGAACGCAGTGATGTTGGCGTGTACTCGCTGGCGACCATTTTCTTCTTCGCGGCCAGCGCGCTAGCTGGCGCGGTCCAAAGTGTGGCGACGCCACAGTTCACCGGACTCATCAGGGATCGTGCTGGCTTTCGCTCAAGCCTTTTGCGATGGAGCGTGTGGTTGATGGCGGGTGGGATCGTGGTCGCGACGGGCGCGATCATTGTTGCTTGGCTTCTAGAAGTTTTTTTCCTGAGTGAGGCCTATTCGGGCCTGAGCATGATGGTCGCCTTGTTGATGTTGCGCTTTTGCATTTGGAGTGCTTATGCGGTTGGCGGCGCGGCAATGGTTGGTATCGGGGCGATAAAGCAGGGAATGGCAATCGCGTTCATTACAACCTCCTTCGCCATCTTTATCGGCTATCCGCTCGTCCTTTGGTACGGTGTCTGGGGGGCCGGCATCGCGCAGGTCCTCGTAGCATTTCTCACAGCCGTGCTCGTTTTGCGCGTCGTTGTCCGAGAGGCGGCGAATATACCGATTTCTGAGTAG
- a CDS encoding class I SAM-dependent methyltransferase: MSSQDPTLERYLNGDYAEKNPDWDSADAPWKAEKIAQILKAHQITASSIVEVGCGSGAVLASLQERYPAARMEGYDIAPDAQRFWNLPSNEGISFTLADYLQLDTAIPDVVLVIDVLEHLGNPWDFLSRLRKRARLVVCHIPLDLSAVSVVRERPLLHVRSKVGHLHYFTRNLAVVLLEESGYEVIEARYTNASLDAPQRTVKTRLAGYLRRLVYACNKDLGVRLLGGETLMVIARPREDA; the protein is encoded by the coding sequence ATGAGCAGCCAAGATCCGACACTTGAGCGATATCTCAACGGCGACTACGCCGAAAAAAATCCGGACTGGGATTCTGCGGATGCGCCCTGGAAGGCCGAAAAGATCGCCCAGATCTTGAAAGCTCATCAAATCACCGCAAGCAGCATTGTCGAAGTTGGCTGCGGTTCAGGCGCTGTTTTGGCCTCACTGCAAGAACGCTACCCTGCTGCACGCATGGAAGGTTACGATATCGCGCCCGATGCACAGCGGTTCTGGAACTTACCGTCCAATGAGGGAATTTCGTTCACGCTTGCGGATTACCTCCAACTTGATACTGCAATTCCCGACGTTGTGCTTGTCATCGATGTGCTGGAGCATCTGGGAAATCCATGGGATTTCCTGTCACGTCTCAGGAAGCGTGCCCGCCTTGTTGTATGCCACATTCCACTTGATTTGTCCGCCGTAAGTGTGGTGAGGGAGAGACCGTTGCTGCATGTCCGCAGCAAGGTTGGTCATCTTCACTATTTTACCCGCAACCTGGCTGTTGTGCTGCTTGAGGAGTCAGGATACGAGGTAATCGAGGCACGCTATACAAATGCCTCTCTCGATGCTCCTCAACGGACTGTCAAAACGCGTCTCGCCGGATACTTGCGACGGCTTGTCTATGCGTGCAACAAGGATCTGGGCGTTAGATTGTTGGGTGGCGAAACATTGATGGTTATCGCACGCCCCAGAGAAGACGCGTGA
- a CDS encoding glycosyltransferase, translated as MTLFIQASNVHQGGGKALLLPLLAAVRQPCVVYLDERLGDVPDLDPAVKVMRFKATLPGRLKAERTLRNMATSDDLILCFGNLPPLFPSRAKVVVFLQNRYLATRASTVGMPVRTRVRINLERLWLGACLRAATLIVQTETMARAVELNMKRRALPMPFFPTLQPVGHKSKEPDYDFVYVASGEPHKNHRTLVEAWEILHRHGFQPTLCLTLTFDRDRELRAWVERRAQLPGLSIDMQDVSGEAEVARLLARSRAAIYPSHFESFGLPLLEAKNAGLPIIASERDYVRDLVEPVETFDPDSALSIARAVMRHLGKPMKTASIDDPVEFLRAIQADF; from the coding sequence GTGACGCTGTTTATCCAAGCATCGAATGTCCACCAGGGCGGCGGAAAGGCGCTGCTTTTGCCACTGCTGGCCGCAGTGCGGCAGCCTTGTGTGGTTTATCTGGATGAGCGGCTGGGAGACGTCCCGGATTTGGACCCAGCAGTGAAGGTGATGCGTTTTAAGGCAACCCTTCCCGGTCGGCTGAAAGCTGAGCGGACACTTCGAAACATGGCCACGTCGGATGATCTGATCCTGTGCTTCGGTAATTTACCTCCGCTTTTTCCCAGTCGGGCAAAGGTCGTGGTCTTTCTGCAGAACCGATATCTTGCCACACGGGCGTCGACTGTTGGCATGCCTGTCAGAACACGAGTTCGCATCAACCTGGAGCGCTTATGGCTTGGAGCCTGTCTGAGAGCGGCGACGCTCATCGTCCAAACGGAGACGATGGCGCGGGCTGTCGAGTTGAATATGAAGAGGCGGGCACTGCCCATGCCGTTCTTCCCGACTTTGCAGCCAGTCGGCCACAAATCGAAAGAGCCCGATTACGACTTCGTCTATGTAGCCTCCGGTGAGCCGCACAAGAATCACAGGACGCTTGTAGAAGCCTGGGAGATTTTACATCGGCATGGTTTTCAGCCGACCCTGTGCCTTACGCTGACTTTTGACCGTGATCGCGAACTACGGGCGTGGGTTGAGCGCCGCGCCCAGTTGCCCGGCCTTTCTATTGATATGCAGGACGTGTCAGGTGAGGCCGAAGTAGCGCGATTGCTAGCACGAAGCCGTGCCGCAATATATCCTTCGCATTTTGAATCTTTTGGCTTGCCTCTCCTAGAAGCAAAGAATGCTGGACTACCCATCATCGCTTCGGAGCGCGATTACGTTCGTGATCTCGTGGAACCAGTCGAGACATTTGATCCCGATTCAGCGCTATCTATCGCTCGAGCGGTCATGAGGCATCTTGGCAAGCCCATGAAGACGGCCAGCATTGATGATCCCGTCGAGTTCCTTCGCGCAATCCAGGCGGATTTCTGA
- a CDS encoding dTDP-4-dehydrorhamnose reductase family protein, whose translation MRILVLGASGMLGNAMVRVLSDGGQHEVYGTLRSEGSKRYFQQTTNLKFVSGVDAENFDLLASVMAQVRPQAVINCIGLVKQLAAAGDPLVALPINSILPHRLARLCDLAEARLVHVSTDCVFAGLKGMYTEDDKPDAADLYGRSKLLGEVDYPHAITLRTSIIGHELGSCHGLVEWFLAQDGSVEGYKNAIFSGLPTCELARVVRDVVLPRPDLSGLYHVAAQPISKYDLLELVNRQYAKGLAIHASDRVVIDRSLSGSRFNAETGYIAPSWDALIAAMHAFK comes from the coding sequence ATGCGTATACTTGTACTCGGCGCATCAGGCATGTTGGGGAATGCGATGGTTCGCGTGTTGTCGGATGGCGGCCAACACGAGGTCTACGGTACACTGCGCTCCGAGGGCAGTAAGCGCTATTTCCAGCAAACGACCAACTTGAAATTTGTTTCCGGTGTGGATGCGGAAAATTTCGATCTACTGGCAAGTGTGATGGCCCAAGTCAGGCCCCAAGCCGTGATCAATTGTATCGGCCTAGTCAAGCAACTTGCTGCAGCGGGCGATCCTCTCGTTGCGCTTCCGATTAATTCGATCCTGCCCCACCGCTTGGCGAGACTTTGCGACTTGGCAGAAGCCCGTTTGGTTCACGTGAGTACTGATTGCGTATTCGCCGGACTGAAGGGAATGTATACGGAAGATGACAAGCCGGACGCTGCGGATCTGTATGGCCGCTCCAAACTTCTAGGAGAAGTGGATTACCCTCATGCCATTACCCTGAGGACTTCGATCATAGGCCATGAATTGGGTAGCTGTCATGGTCTAGTCGAATGGTTCCTGGCACAGGACGGTAGTGTGGAGGGTTACAAGAATGCCATATTCTCAGGTTTGCCGACCTGCGAATTGGCACGTGTCGTCCGCGACGTAGTTTTGCCACGCCCGGACCTCTCCGGACTGTATCACGTCGCGGCGCAGCCCATTTCGAAGTATGACCTGCTGGAGCTTGTCAACCGCCAGTATGCAAAGGGGCTGGCGATCCATGCCAGCGACCGCGTGGTGATTGACCGGTCTTTGTCTGGCAGCCGCTTCAACGCAGAGACAGGCTATATAGCACCGTCGTGGGACGCCCTGATCGCTGCGATGCATGCATTTAAGTGA
- a CDS encoding glycosyltransferase family 4 protein — protein MRVLIVSQYYWPENFLINDLTSLLAAAGLEVTVLTGKPNYPEGDFFAGYRSWGVQREFHDGVSIVRVPIARRGKQSRIRLAMNYASFIIAASTLGLWSIRRQKYDVVFVYAPSPLLQALPALLFARMNNAKLFVWVQDLWPESLSATGYLKNAVIMKFVAALVRLIYISSDRILVQSEAFVDRVAQYTERRKIRYFPNLYRPAATQEPSDRAKRLAADMMNSFAVVFAGNLGAAQSLDTIIDAAEQLKARCDIRFYIIGSGSRGQWLAKQVKDRDLSNVELCGRFEASDMPALLQAAGSLLVTLAADEIFALTVPSKLQAYLSAGKCIIASINGEGARIVDAARAGLVSASEDAGALAKSIETMADLPVEERNSMGARGAAYFEANFSADMLTRDLIGQFRELAGKEEAI, from the coding sequence ATGCGAGTTTTGATTGTCAGCCAGTACTACTGGCCAGAAAACTTTCTGATAAACGATCTTACAAGCTTGTTGGCAGCCGCCGGACTGGAGGTTACGGTACTTACTGGCAAGCCCAATTATCCAGAAGGTGATTTTTTTGCAGGCTACCGCAGCTGGGGCGTTCAAAGAGAATTTCACGATGGCGTTTCGATTGTAAGGGTACCGATCGCGCGCCGCGGAAAGCAATCGCGGATCAGGCTGGCCATGAACTATGCCTCCTTTATCATCGCGGCATCGACACTGGGGCTTTGGTCGATCAGGCGACAGAAATACGACGTGGTATTCGTGTACGCGCCTTCACCGCTGTTGCAAGCATTGCCGGCCTTGCTCTTCGCACGGATGAACAACGCTAAGCTCTTCGTCTGGGTGCAGGATCTGTGGCCGGAAAGTCTTTCCGCGACCGGTTACCTGAAGAACGCCGTGATCATGAAATTCGTGGCGGCTCTCGTGCGCCTGATCTATATTTCAAGCGACAGGATTTTAGTTCAGTCGGAAGCGTTTGTTGATCGGGTGGCACAATATACCGAGCGCCGCAAGATCCGATATTTTCCCAATCTCTACAGGCCGGCGGCAACACAAGAGCCGAGCGACAGGGCCAAAAGGCTTGCCGCCGATATGATGAACTCATTCGCTGTTGTCTTTGCCGGAAATCTTGGCGCTGCCCAGTCTCTTGATACGATCATCGATGCCGCGGAGCAATTGAAGGCACGTTGCGACATCCGGTTCTACATCATCGGCTCGGGGAGCCGTGGTCAGTGGCTTGCGAAGCAGGTGAAAGATCGTGACCTGTCCAATGTCGAATTGTGTGGCCGTTTTGAAGCGTCAGATATGCCCGCTTTGCTCCAGGCGGCCGGTAGCTTGTTGGTGACACTTGCGGCGGATGAGATTTTCGCGTTGACCGTTCCCAGCAAGCTTCAGGCCTATCTATCAGCTGGCAAATGCATTATCGCGTCAATTAATGGAGAGGGCGCGCGGATCGTAGACGCGGCGAGGGCAGGGCTAGTGTCCGCGTCCGAGGATGCTGGGGCATTAGCGAAATCTATCGAAACGATGGCAGATCTTCCTGTCGAAGAGCGAAATTCCATGGGGGCTCGGGGGGCGGCATATTTTGAGGCCAATTTCTCCGCGGACATGCTGACGCGTGACTTGATCGGCCAGTTTCGCGAGCTCGCAGGAAAAGAGGAAGCCATATAA
- a CDS encoding glycosyltransferase family protein, producing MTVLKPILQYGSLAAWPYWLAEALEQIGQPSINVIPEDTDVFDLDRRLPYHEALMAKSASRYRKVFKRGWFLKQIPSRFSFVHYHGSHLLRGSMHHLLEGPYLAAQKIPMLVSFGGGDARIIDIARRKNPYFYREADPTRDARTREYLKSISKYVRFVATDCEMEDYVTPYFDKVFPFRPPLDLSRFSSRPAEEKARPPVVLHVPTEPHVKGTEQIVAAAEKLQAEGLRFEFKMVRKLTQKEFYRELSQCDIYIDELRCGSHGVTAVEAMASGKATITYIRPDLVEKYPADLPLVNANPDTITEVLRHLIEDDEGRADISRRSRGYAEKYHDSKVVARQMLEAYREIGFSG from the coding sequence GTGACGGTATTGAAACCCATATTGCAATACGGAAGTTTGGCGGCTTGGCCTTATTGGCTAGCTGAGGCACTGGAACAGATTGGTCAGCCCTCGATCAATGTCATCCCTGAGGATACGGACGTATTTGACCTTGACCGTCGCTTGCCATATCACGAGGCGTTGATGGCAAAGTCGGCGTCGCGGTATAGGAAGGTATTCAAGCGTGGATGGTTCTTGAAGCAGATCCCCTCACGCTTTTCGTTTGTCCACTATCACGGAAGCCATCTGCTGCGCGGAAGCATGCATCACTTGCTTGAAGGGCCTTATCTTGCGGCGCAAAAGATACCAATGCTTGTAAGCTTTGGCGGTGGCGATGCTCGAATTATCGATATCGCACGGCGCAAGAATCCTTATTTCTATCGGGAAGCCGATCCAACCAGGGATGCCAGAACGCGAGAATACTTGAAGTCGATCTCAAAGTACGTCCGTTTCGTAGCCACCGACTGCGAGATGGAAGACTACGTTACGCCTTATTTTGATAAGGTGTTCCCGTTCCGTCCGCCTCTGGATCTCAGTCGCTTCTCTAGCAGGCCTGCCGAGGAAAAGGCTCGTCCGCCGGTCGTGCTTCATGTGCCGACGGAGCCGCATGTGAAGGGTACAGAGCAGATCGTCGCCGCAGCCGAAAAGTTGCAGGCCGAGGGGCTGCGGTTCGAATTCAAGATGGTTCGGAAGCTAACGCAGAAGGAATTCTATCGTGAGCTGTCTCAGTGCGACATTTACATTGATGAGTTGAGATGCGGTTCTCACGGCGTAACTGCAGTCGAAGCTATGGCATCTGGCAAGGCGACGATAACTTATATACGCCCCGATTTGGTGGAGAAATATCCTGCCGATCTGCCACTCGTGAATGCCAATCCGGATACGATTACCGAGGTCCTGCGCCACCTCATAGAAGATGACGAAGGCAGGGCAGATATATCACGCAGAAGTCGCGGCTATGCGGAAAAGTATCACGATAGCAAAGTAGTTGCTCGTCAAATGCTTGAAGCCTATAGAGAAATAGGATTTTCCGGTTAG
- a CDS encoding glycosyltransferase, with protein MKILIITHSFSPELTPRAFRWAAIAARLTKLGHEVHVLCAAQLQAPEEAEFEVHRVADPILKSRPATVPAPASSDRRGTWIDTLKSWTRSAFRTLWRSFYWPDYACGWIFPATRMARSLSGTHRFDWVITTSHPFSGHLVWWLVRRTSAPSRWLVDIGDPYSFMRQPSPFNRRLYGLLSYWVEKRVIALADRISVTTHATASLYQQNFSPANGKTMVIPPLLSLPAPPLRTKQEDGILDLVFVGTLYRNLRSPRYLLECFSVFGQRFPESRFRLHFYGAVNDCHDILAEYADHPHVTVLVHGLVDRAVVLHAMANADFLLNIGNHSASQLGSKVIEYMAMGRPIVNVVSIPDDISLDALSSYPSCFTISARTGAISGDTLSLLAQFLLNPPTVLQEFAEDVRRIYSAEEVTAQYLALMAEDLTIGSSSGNS; from the coding sequence ATGAAGATTTTAATCATTACGCACTCTTTCTCTCCGGAGCTCACGCCTCGCGCTTTCCGTTGGGCCGCAATTGCTGCTCGCCTGACCAAACTTGGACACGAGGTTCACGTTCTGTGTGCTGCTCAACTCCAAGCGCCTGAGGAAGCGGAGTTCGAGGTTCATCGGGTGGCGGATCCGATCCTAAAGTCAAGGCCTGCGACGGTACCGGCACCTGCCTCGTCCGATCGACGTGGTACATGGATCGACACATTGAAATCTTGGACCCGATCCGCGTTTCGGACTCTCTGGCGCAGCTTCTATTGGCCGGATTATGCCTGCGGATGGATCTTTCCGGCGACCCGCATGGCAAGATCCCTTTCCGGCACCCATCGCTTCGATTGGGTCATCACCACCTCCCATCCGTTCTCGGGGCATTTGGTCTGGTGGCTGGTACGAAGGACTTCTGCTCCCTCACGATGGCTGGTCGATATCGGCGATCCCTATTCATTTATGAGACAGCCATCGCCCTTTAACAGGCGTCTCTACGGGCTACTAAGCTACTGGGTGGAGAAACGGGTGATAGCGCTGGCCGATCGGATCAGTGTTACGACGCATGCAACGGCTTCGCTTTATCAGCAAAACTTTTCGCCGGCGAACGGCAAGACGATGGTAATCCCGCCACTTCTGTCCCTTCCAGCGCCGCCACTGCGGACTAAACAAGAAGACGGCATTCTTGACCTGGTTTTCGTCGGTACGCTCTATAGGAATCTTCGCAGTCCACGTTATCTACTTGAGTGTTTTAGTGTATTTGGCCAGCGGTTCCCTGAAAGCCGTTTCCGGCTGCACTTCTATGGCGCTGTGAATGACTGTCACGATATCCTCGCTGAATATGCTGACCATCCGCACGTCACCGTCTTGGTTCACGGGCTTGTGGACCGTGCCGTAGTCTTGCATGCGATGGCAAATGCAGACTTTCTGTTGAACATTGGGAATCATTCCGCGTCGCAGTTGGGAAGCAAAGTCATCGAGTACATGGCGATGGGACGGCCCATTGTGAACGTAGTCAGCATCCCGGACGACATTTCCCTGGATGCATTGAGCAGTTATCCATCTTGCTTCACCATCTCGGCCAGGACCGGAGCGATCTCTGGCGACACTCTTTCGCTGTTGGCGCAGTTTTTGCTAAATCCGCCAACCGTTCTGCAAGAATTCGCAGAAGATGTTCGACGTATCTATTCGGCCGAAGAAGTCACGGCACAATATCTGGCGTTGATGGCCGAAGACCTAACCATTGGTTCAAGTAGCGGAAACAGCTAG
- a CDS encoding heparinase II/III family protein → MTGASKLSGLSKRIAGRSARLIRNQYRYIRAQAVGTYGKRSPVRGLNCGRFSFLTSGFLGEIASLSPGHVELIVRHAEDVLHHRFNLLGSGLVEVRHGMRCKGMSGIRYDAPSPEIDADGKWLDSVINIRNRADAKRIWRLLDTHYRAIDWQIDFKSGYRWREQDWHGKIRFGDVPGVDVKVPWELARMQHLPVLALAAGYAGAGLSEVRSRDEYAREVRNQILDFIATNPPGFGVNWCCAMDVAIRVANMVVAYDMLASLGVHFDPEFEVAFADNVHAHARHVAENLEWSAVYRGNHYLADIAGLLFASSYLKDSEEADGWLSFATVELMQEIEYQFHADGSNFEASTCYHRLSSEIVLWACALLDNLPPERLEVFKTGTEWRGPLPPPRIVAPLVLHPVPGRTHLSPLTPSCRDHLDAMASFTTAVTRADGLVVQFGDNDSGRFLTMGTVEQMIAAGDPSHIAWSLDHRSLVAGVDAYLGRHSVDAASTVLAAFAGRLDPVATSSRQRVNRLENVGTDKVWVEFLEIADRAPPRSVWRTEFEAPPGLRDELELAAFQGTGCYVMRSPRLFMAVRCGEIGIRGLGAHAHCDQLAIDLMIDGQSRARDPGTYIYTADARMRNLYRSVRAHHAPRHGEMEPADLGLGLFDLRGAADGECLFFGQEGFLGRHRGYGFDIYRMIRVLDDRVSVVDFGLDGHEITDPTPDTLRFSPGYGHLLNSSS, encoded by the coding sequence TTGACAGGCGCGAGCAAGCTTTCTGGTTTGAGCAAACGTATCGCCGGCCGTTCGGCGCGTCTGATCCGCAATCAGTACCGATACATTCGTGCGCAGGCAGTTGGCACCTACGGGAAGCGCTCACCCGTTCGGGGCCTCAACTGCGGCCGTTTCTCCTTTCTGACCTCCGGCTTTCTCGGGGAAATTGCGAGCCTCTCACCTGGCCATGTTGAACTGATCGTTCGACATGCGGAGGACGTCCTCCATCATCGTTTCAATCTTCTGGGATCCGGATTGGTTGAAGTTAGGCACGGCATGCGCTGCAAGGGCATGAGCGGCATACGCTACGATGCCCCGTCACCTGAAATTGACGCTGATGGAAAATGGCTTGATAGCGTCATCAATATTCGGAACCGAGCCGACGCAAAACGAATATGGCGCCTCTTGGACACACACTACAGGGCAATCGACTGGCAAATTGATTTCAAGTCGGGTTATCGCTGGCGCGAGCAAGACTGGCACGGCAAGATCCGTTTCGGCGACGTTCCCGGCGTGGATGTAAAGGTTCCTTGGGAACTAGCTCGGATGCAACATCTGCCAGTATTGGCACTTGCTGCAGGGTATGCTGGAGCCGGGCTGTCCGAAGTCCGAAGCCGCGACGAGTATGCCCGAGAAGTCCGCAACCAGATCCTGGATTTCATCGCGACCAATCCTCCAGGGTTTGGTGTAAACTGGTGTTGTGCCATGGATGTCGCGATCCGTGTCGCCAACATGGTCGTCGCATACGACATGTTGGCGTCCTTGGGGGTCCACTTCGATCCTGAATTCGAAGTTGCTTTCGCGGACAATGTGCATGCGCATGCGCGCCATGTCGCAGAGAATCTTGAATGGTCGGCGGTCTACCGGGGCAACCACTATCTAGCTGACATTGCGGGACTTCTTTTCGCCTCTTCCTATTTGAAAGACAGCGAAGAAGCAGATGGGTGGCTGAGTTTCGCGACTGTGGAATTGATGCAGGAGATCGAGTATCAGTTTCATGCAGACGGTTCGAATTTTGAGGCAAGCACCTGTTATCATCGGCTTTCCTCTGAGATTGTGCTATGGGCGTGCGCTCTTCTGGACAACCTTCCGCCGGAACGGCTTGAGGTGTTCAAGACCGGGACCGAATGGCGTGGGCCGCTTCCTCCCCCGCGCATCGTGGCGCCTCTGGTGCTTCATCCAGTGCCGGGCAGAACCCATCTAAGCCCTCTTACCCCTTCGTGTCGCGACCACCTGGATGCTATGGCTTCGTTCACGACGGCAGTAACGCGAGCTGATGGCCTGGTTGTGCAGTTCGGCGACAATGACAGTGGCCGGTTTCTCACAATGGGGACGGTCGAACAGATGATTGCGGCCGGAGATCCCTCACACATCGCCTGGTCGCTTGACCACAGGTCGCTGGTTGCGGGGGTTGACGCCTATCTAGGGCGTCACAGCGTCGATGCGGCATCGACGGTGCTGGCCGCCTTTGCGGGCAGGCTTGACCCGGTGGCGACGTCTTCCAGGCAAAGGGTCAACCGACTGGAGAATGTCGGAACTGACAAGGTCTGGGTTGAATTCCTGGAAATCGCAGATAGAGCCCCGCCAAGAAGCGTATGGAGAACAGAGTTCGAAGCACCGCCGGGTCTGAGAGACGAGCTCGAGCTGGCCGCATTTCAAGGCACAGGATGCTATGTAATGCGATCTCCCCGCCTGTTCATGGCCGTCAGATGTGGAGAGATTGGTATTCGAGGATTGGGAGCGCATGCCCATTGTGATCAGCTCGCGATTGATTTGATGATCGACGGGCAGAGCCGTGCGCGGGATCCCGGAACTTATATTTATACTGCCGATGCGCGGATGCGGAATTTGTACAGATCGGTGCGTGCGCATCATGCACCGCGGCATGGCGAGATGGAGCCGGCGGATCTCGGCCTTGGGCTTTTTGACCTGCGAGGAGCCGCTGACGGTGAATGTTTGTTTTTTGGTCAGGAAGGCTTCTTGGGCAGACATCGGGGCTATGGTTTTGATATCTACCGGATGATCCGTGTTCTTGACGATCGGGTCAGTGTCGTCGACTTCGGTCTCGATGGTCATGAAATTACAGATCCGACGCCAGACACGCTGAGGTTTTCGCCTGGCTATGGCCATCTATTGAATAGTTCATCATGA
- a CDS encoding polysaccharide biosynthesis protein, with protein sequence MFSNGVLMITGGTGSFGNAVLKRFLRTDVREIRVFSRDEKKQEDMRIAMNNPKLRFYIGDVRDYDSVRQALTGVDFVFHAAALKQVPSCEFYPMEAVRTNVLGAENVLNASIECKVKRVIVLSTDKAVYPINAMGISKAMMEKLMVAKSRMMDEGGTVLCATRYGNVMASRGSVIPLFVEQIQSGMPMTITDPEMTRFLMSLDDSVDLVLHAFEHARQGDIFVQKAPASTVGDLAKALNELFERNSELRIIGTRHGEKLYESLLSREEMARAEDRGRYFRVPADGRDLNYNKYFVEGEVKVSTFEDYTSHNAERLDVDGVKQLLKSLDFIQERRHA encoded by the coding sequence ATGTTTTCCAATGGCGTGCTGATGATCACCGGGGGAACCGGATCCTTCGGGAATGCGGTGCTAAAACGCTTTCTGAGAACCGATGTTCGTGAAATCCGAGTTTTCAGCCGCGATGAGAAAAAGCAGGAAGACATGCGGATCGCAATGAACAATCCAAAGCTTCGCTTTTATATTGGCGATGTACGCGACTACGACAGCGTGCGCCAAGCCTTGACGGGCGTCGATTTCGTGTTTCATGCCGCCGCGTTGAAGCAAGTTCCTTCGTGCGAATTCTATCCTATGGAAGCCGTAAGAACCAACGTCCTCGGCGCTGAAAACGTTTTGAATGCCTCAATCGAATGCAAGGTGAAGCGAGTGATCGTCCTTAGCACCGACAAGGCCGTCTACCCCATCAATGCCATGGGGATCTCGAAGGCAATGATGGAAAAGCTCATGGTTGCAAAGTCGAGAATGATGGATGAGGGAGGGACGGTTCTCTGCGCGACCCGCTATGGGAACGTTATGGCTTCGAGAGGGTCCGTCATTCCACTTTTTGTGGAACAGATACAGTCCGGAATGCCGATGACTATCACAGATCCGGAAATGACGCGTTTTCTGATGTCGCTTGACGATTCAGTGGATCTGGTTCTGCATGCATTCGAGCACGCCCGCCAGGGCGACATTTTCGTCCAGAAAGCTCCTGCCTCGACGGTGGGTGATCTGGCAAAGGCGTTGAATGAGTTGTTTGAGCGCAATTCGGAACTCAGGATTATCGGCACGCGCCATGGTGAGAAGCTATACGAATCCCTTCTGTCCCGGGAGGAAATGGCGCGAGCGGAAGACAGAGGGCGCTATTTTCGTGTCCCGGCTGATGGTCGAGACCTCAACTACAACAAATATTTTGTTGAGGGCGAGGTCAAAGTTTCCACTTTTGAGGACTATACCTCCCACAATGCGGAGCGCCTTGATGTTGACGGGGTAAAGCAACTACTCAAAAGCCTAGATTTCATTCAGGAGCGTCGCCATGCGTAA